A genomic segment from Andrena cerasifolii isolate SP2316 chromosome 7, iyAndCera1_principal, whole genome shotgun sequence encodes:
- the LOC143371725 gene encoding PR domain zinc finger protein 10 isoform X2, with the protein MNSRGPPEGGPINSFEIQNIDKVSDTSVNWPTDHTLPSSVCEQPRKMNNKLLFLTVEYVEDQSREYSRLFPTYEQVSFSPRASSPLSDFEHRVSPLDPNMSSAARYSPTPVQLPPSPFHNSVVVLQGSASPLISPPESTERTNVNYVSQLTHPIDAQTVQQADNSADFVANGNEEQLVSSVGTELILMQESNAGLEPSAAPLMLTGMPTQNLDVEDSTLSSAAGNSNKENNTNPLTVSKNQKANEILLHNEEKKDGEKQNVRRSKRRINDKKNLCCDECDDVCTGDNCTSHNVCTIADQPVPSRAIATLPGSYLSINKLSSSEILSGGFDYGVCAKRYIQKRTQFGPIEGILYPYDGTPFKNELPLLYETEDEELLKVDVSNENASNWMRFVRPALSYKEQNLVICQQRDGIVFLTTRSILPKEELKAGPSIDYANRRNLTALKPVQETKDDKEPKNQLPAWPRLEGNHSRRVKVFRGRNLKEKENSRQNNSKEWKCSVCGLIFKKPLLLNIHTLSHGNDKMKHKIQSTACPQCGLQFQKQKELINHISQHGRLSLAKAKRMSSLSTYKCSMCYKRFATKVRLQQHCLVHGAEDQKPLPCNICFKRFMNNSALSCHLKTHRETKQVFECPMCRQLFSQSITLKEHIETHKKEDGTFSCPYCQRIFIKYSVIRKHIRAHHCERKHKCQVCAKRFATVDKLQMHLLKHSDHREFHCANCGKQFKRKDKLKEHMTKLHNSQTATEEQMSQVTQTKKFVPKINPNDYNRFIYKCHQCLVGFKRRGMLVNHLAKRHPDVAPESVPELNLPILRQTRDYYCQYCDKVYKSSSKRKAHIVKNHPGAALPPSNRQKESDYSDLPNPTFSQTVGSITTTPQGCQWCHKQYASKAKLLQHQRKKHSTLMEPADQVPRSRNRQPHNQNHPPVLVEDHFVLSDYIQACDTSSDFFKPKIIKISDDVDLISNGLELVGQQFVRMRDIR; encoded by the exons GGTGTGCGAGCAGCCGAGAAAAATGAATAACAAGCTGTTGTTCTTGACT GTGGAGTACGTGGAAGATCAATCCCGAGAGTACTCTCGCCTGTTTCCAACATACGAGCAGGTTTCCTTTTCCCCTAGAGCGTCTTCCCCTCTTTCCGATTTCGAGCACCGCGTCAGTCCTCTTGATCCGAATATGAGTTCAGCCGCTAGGTATTCACCTACTCCGGTACAACTCCCACCGTCTCCGTTTCATAATTCTGTCGTTGTCCTACAAGGTTCGGCCTCCCCTTTAATATCACCGCCTGAATCCACCGAAAGAACGAACGTTAACTATGTCTCCCAATTGACGCATCCGATCGACGCACAGACTGTGCAGCAGGCGGACAACTCTGCCGACTTTGTTGCCAATGGAAATGAGGAGCAATTGGTCTCTAGCGTCGGCACTGAACTAATTCTGATGCAAG AATCTAATGCTGGATTGGAGCCATCGGCAGCTCCGTTGATGCTGACAGGAATGCCAA CTCAGAACCTTGATGTAGAGGATTCTACGCTTTCGTCGGCTGCAGGGAATTCGAACAAAGAGAACAATACGAATCCTTTAACCGTTTCGAAAAATCAGAAAGCGAATGAAATTTTGTTGCATAACGAAGAAAAGAAGGATGGCGAAAAGCAGAATGTTAGACGCTCTAAGCGCCGTAtaaacgacaaaaagaatttaT GTTGCGACGAATGCGACGATGTCTGTACCGGGGACAATTGCACTTCGCATAATGTATGCACGATAGCAGATCAACCTGTACCATCTCGGGCTATAGCAACACTGCCAGGATCCTATCTTTCCATAAACAAATTGTCCAGCTCCGAAATTCTGTCAGGTGGATTCGATTATGGAGTATGTGCGAAGCGTTATATACAAAAACGTACTCAGTTTGGTCCTATAGAAGGTATATTATATCCCTATGATGGTACaccatttaaaaatgaattaccATTACTTTACGAAACCGAGGACGAAGAACTGCTAAAAGTAGACGTTTCAAATGAAA ATGCTTCAAATTGGATGCGTTTCGTTAGACCGGCATTATCATATAAAGAACAGAACTTAGTAATTTGTCAACAACGTGACGGAATAGTGTTTTTGACTACAAGAAGCATCTTGCCAAAGGAAGAATTAAAAGCTGGGCCTAGTATCGATTATGCGAATCGTAGGAATTTAACCGCCCTGAAACCTGTACAAGAAACCAAAGATGACAAAG AGCCGAAAAATCAATTACCTGCTTGGCCTCGGCTCGAGGGTAATCACTCTCGTCGCGTGAAAGTGTTTCGCGGcagaaatttaaaagagaagGAGAACTCGAGGCAAAATAACTCTAAGGAATGGAAATGTTCAGTTTGCGGTTTGATTTTTAAGAAGCCGCTTTTGCTTAACATACACACTCTTAGTCATGGTAATGACAAAATGAAGCACAAAATTCAATCTACCGCTTGCCCGCAGTGCGGGCTACAGTTTCAGAAGCAAAAAGAATTGATTAACCATATCTCGCAACACGGGAGATTGTCTCTAGCGAAGGCGAAAAGAATGAGTTCTCTGTCTACGTATAAGTGTTCGATGTGTTACAAACGTTTTGCTACGAAAGTACGATTGCAACAGCACTGTCTGGTGCACGGTGCTGAAGACCAAAAACCACTGCCatgcaatatctgtttcaaaAGATTCATGAATAATTCAGCACTGTCTTGCCATTTGAAAACGCATCGAG aaACCAAGCAAGTGTTTGAATGTCCAATGTGTCGGCAACTGTTCAGTCAGAGTATCACATTGAAGGAACACATAGAAACTCATAAGAAGGAAGACGGCACCTTTAGCTGCCCCTACTGccaaagaatatttattaagtaCTCAGTTATTCGTAAGCACATTAGAGCGCATCATTGCGAAAGAAAGCACAAATGTCAAGTTTGTGCGAAACGATTTGCTACCGTCGACAAGTTGCAGATGCATCTACTGAAACATTCTGATCATAG AGAATTTCATTGTGCAAATTGCGGCAAACAGTTTAAAAGGAAAGACAAATTAAAGGAGCACATGACGAAGTTGCACAATTCGCAAACGGCGACTGAAGAGCAAATGTCGCAAGTTACGCAAACTAAAAAATTCGTTCCAAAG ATTAACCCTAACGATTACAATCGTTTCATTTATAAATGTCACCAATGCCTAGTAGGCTTTAAACGAAGGGGGATGCTTGTCAATCATTTGGCAAAACGCCATCCCGATGTTGCGCCAGAATCTGTACCAGAACTAAATCTACCAATTTTACGCCAGACCAGAGATTATTACTGTCAATACTGCGACAAG GTCTATAAAAGTAGCAGCAAACGTAAAGCACACATCGTGAAGAACCATCCAGGAGCTGCTTTACCACCAAGTAATAGACAAAAGGAGTCCGATTATTCTGACTTACCGAATCCAACATTTAGTCAGACTGTCGGTAGTATTACAACTACGCCTCAGGGCTGTCAATGGTGTCACAAACAATATGCTAGCAAG GCGAAACTTTTACAGCATCAACGGAAAAAGCATTCGACTTTGATGGAGCCTGCTGATCAAGTACCGCGGTCACGCAATCGGCAGCCGCACAATCAGAATCACCCCCCTGTACTGGTGGAAGATCATTTCGTTCTGTCCGATTACATCCAAGCGTGCGACACGAGTTCAGATTTCTTTAAaccgaaaataataaaaatatccgACGACGTTGATCTGATAAGTAACGGATTGGAGCTCGTTGGGCAGCAATTTGTTCGTATGCGCGACATACGCTGA
- the LOC143371725 gene encoding PR domain zinc finger protein 10 isoform X1: MNSRGPPEGGPINSFEIQNIDKVSDTSVNWPTDHTLPSSVCEQPRKMNNKLLFLTVEYVEDQSREYSRLFPTYEQVSFSPRASSPLSDFEHRVSPLDPNMSSAARYSPTPVQLPPSPFHNSVVVLQGSASPLISPPESTERTNVNYVSQLTHPIDAQTVQQADNSADFVANGNEEQLVSSVGTELILMQESNAGLEPSAAPLMLTGMPSTDFTLSRDFLVMQDDQLNVMNSFKAQNLDVEDSTLSSAAGNSNKENNTNPLTVSKNQKANEILLHNEEKKDGEKQNVRRSKRRINDKKNLCCDECDDVCTGDNCTSHNVCTIADQPVPSRAIATLPGSYLSINKLSSSEILSGGFDYGVCAKRYIQKRTQFGPIEGILYPYDGTPFKNELPLLYETEDEELLKVDVSNENASNWMRFVRPALSYKEQNLVICQQRDGIVFLTTRSILPKEELKAGPSIDYANRRNLTALKPVQETKDDKEPKNQLPAWPRLEGNHSRRVKVFRGRNLKEKENSRQNNSKEWKCSVCGLIFKKPLLLNIHTLSHGNDKMKHKIQSTACPQCGLQFQKQKELINHISQHGRLSLAKAKRMSSLSTYKCSMCYKRFATKVRLQQHCLVHGAEDQKPLPCNICFKRFMNNSALSCHLKTHRETKQVFECPMCRQLFSQSITLKEHIETHKKEDGTFSCPYCQRIFIKYSVIRKHIRAHHCERKHKCQVCAKRFATVDKLQMHLLKHSDHREFHCANCGKQFKRKDKLKEHMTKLHNSQTATEEQMSQVTQTKKFVPKINPNDYNRFIYKCHQCLVGFKRRGMLVNHLAKRHPDVAPESVPELNLPILRQTRDYYCQYCDKVYKSSSKRKAHIVKNHPGAALPPSNRQKESDYSDLPNPTFSQTVGSITTTPQGCQWCHKQYASKAKLLQHQRKKHSTLMEPADQVPRSRNRQPHNQNHPPVLVEDHFVLSDYIQACDTSSDFFKPKIIKISDDVDLISNGLELVGQQFVRMRDIR, encoded by the exons GGTGTGCGAGCAGCCGAGAAAAATGAATAACAAGCTGTTGTTCTTGACT GTGGAGTACGTGGAAGATCAATCCCGAGAGTACTCTCGCCTGTTTCCAACATACGAGCAGGTTTCCTTTTCCCCTAGAGCGTCTTCCCCTCTTTCCGATTTCGAGCACCGCGTCAGTCCTCTTGATCCGAATATGAGTTCAGCCGCTAGGTATTCACCTACTCCGGTACAACTCCCACCGTCTCCGTTTCATAATTCTGTCGTTGTCCTACAAGGTTCGGCCTCCCCTTTAATATCACCGCCTGAATCCACCGAAAGAACGAACGTTAACTATGTCTCCCAATTGACGCATCCGATCGACGCACAGACTGTGCAGCAGGCGGACAACTCTGCCGACTTTGTTGCCAATGGAAATGAGGAGCAATTGGTCTCTAGCGTCGGCACTGAACTAATTCTGATGCAAG AATCTAATGCTGGATTGGAGCCATCGGCAGCTCCGTTGATGCTGACAGGAATGCCAAGTACAGATTTTACATTAAGCAGAGATTTTCTTGTCATGCAAGACGATCAACTGAATGTCATGAATTCATTTAAAGCTCAGAACCTTGATGTAGAGGATTCTACGCTTTCGTCGGCTGCAGGGAATTCGAACAAAGAGAACAATACGAATCCTTTAACCGTTTCGAAAAATCAGAAAGCGAATGAAATTTTGTTGCATAACGAAGAAAAGAAGGATGGCGAAAAGCAGAATGTTAGACGCTCTAAGCGCCGTAtaaacgacaaaaagaatttaT GTTGCGACGAATGCGACGATGTCTGTACCGGGGACAATTGCACTTCGCATAATGTATGCACGATAGCAGATCAACCTGTACCATCTCGGGCTATAGCAACACTGCCAGGATCCTATCTTTCCATAAACAAATTGTCCAGCTCCGAAATTCTGTCAGGTGGATTCGATTATGGAGTATGTGCGAAGCGTTATATACAAAAACGTACTCAGTTTGGTCCTATAGAAGGTATATTATATCCCTATGATGGTACaccatttaaaaatgaattaccATTACTTTACGAAACCGAGGACGAAGAACTGCTAAAAGTAGACGTTTCAAATGAAA ATGCTTCAAATTGGATGCGTTTCGTTAGACCGGCATTATCATATAAAGAACAGAACTTAGTAATTTGTCAACAACGTGACGGAATAGTGTTTTTGACTACAAGAAGCATCTTGCCAAAGGAAGAATTAAAAGCTGGGCCTAGTATCGATTATGCGAATCGTAGGAATTTAACCGCCCTGAAACCTGTACAAGAAACCAAAGATGACAAAG AGCCGAAAAATCAATTACCTGCTTGGCCTCGGCTCGAGGGTAATCACTCTCGTCGCGTGAAAGTGTTTCGCGGcagaaatttaaaagagaagGAGAACTCGAGGCAAAATAACTCTAAGGAATGGAAATGTTCAGTTTGCGGTTTGATTTTTAAGAAGCCGCTTTTGCTTAACATACACACTCTTAGTCATGGTAATGACAAAATGAAGCACAAAATTCAATCTACCGCTTGCCCGCAGTGCGGGCTACAGTTTCAGAAGCAAAAAGAATTGATTAACCATATCTCGCAACACGGGAGATTGTCTCTAGCGAAGGCGAAAAGAATGAGTTCTCTGTCTACGTATAAGTGTTCGATGTGTTACAAACGTTTTGCTACGAAAGTACGATTGCAACAGCACTGTCTGGTGCACGGTGCTGAAGACCAAAAACCACTGCCatgcaatatctgtttcaaaAGATTCATGAATAATTCAGCACTGTCTTGCCATTTGAAAACGCATCGAG aaACCAAGCAAGTGTTTGAATGTCCAATGTGTCGGCAACTGTTCAGTCAGAGTATCACATTGAAGGAACACATAGAAACTCATAAGAAGGAAGACGGCACCTTTAGCTGCCCCTACTGccaaagaatatttattaagtaCTCAGTTATTCGTAAGCACATTAGAGCGCATCATTGCGAAAGAAAGCACAAATGTCAAGTTTGTGCGAAACGATTTGCTACCGTCGACAAGTTGCAGATGCATCTACTGAAACATTCTGATCATAG AGAATTTCATTGTGCAAATTGCGGCAAACAGTTTAAAAGGAAAGACAAATTAAAGGAGCACATGACGAAGTTGCACAATTCGCAAACGGCGACTGAAGAGCAAATGTCGCAAGTTACGCAAACTAAAAAATTCGTTCCAAAG ATTAACCCTAACGATTACAATCGTTTCATTTATAAATGTCACCAATGCCTAGTAGGCTTTAAACGAAGGGGGATGCTTGTCAATCATTTGGCAAAACGCCATCCCGATGTTGCGCCAGAATCTGTACCAGAACTAAATCTACCAATTTTACGCCAGACCAGAGATTATTACTGTCAATACTGCGACAAG GTCTATAAAAGTAGCAGCAAACGTAAAGCACACATCGTGAAGAACCATCCAGGAGCTGCTTTACCACCAAGTAATAGACAAAAGGAGTCCGATTATTCTGACTTACCGAATCCAACATTTAGTCAGACTGTCGGTAGTATTACAACTACGCCTCAGGGCTGTCAATGGTGTCACAAACAATATGCTAGCAAG GCGAAACTTTTACAGCATCAACGGAAAAAGCATTCGACTTTGATGGAGCCTGCTGATCAAGTACCGCGGTCACGCAATCGGCAGCCGCACAATCAGAATCACCCCCCTGTACTGGTGGAAGATCATTTCGTTCTGTCCGATTACATCCAAGCGTGCGACACGAGTTCAGATTTCTTTAAaccgaaaataataaaaatatccgACGACGTTGATCTGATAAGTAACGGATTGGAGCTCGTTGGGCAGCAATTTGTTCGTATGCGCGACATACGCTGA
- the LOC143371746 gene encoding potassium channel subfamily K member 13-like, whose protein sequence is MCVCTCLGEDNARFILLFVVLAVYMLAGAALFQRLEADLETRQAAEFWRVYHTFRRHHLQSSPIALERLDELLYAYGNASSSGIINKSRRWDFPGSFHFVGTIVSTIGYGNTTPQTTAGKVVAVLYGFFGCSGGILFFNLFLERVITFLAWILRSVHMLRLKSRIRKNSLASRRSFKAPEGRKASLPDILDDDADDLDMDQWKPSVYWVMLYLSLACCAVASCAAAVYAPLEDWEYFDALYFCFVSFATIGFGDFVSTEKTHYPYIHWYRVANFIFLLAGCCCTYSLLNVTSIVIKQGLNYVIQKIQCENQDMAAPHLPRRKSSVSTTYFSKRRGTRIVGRDSFKGDNFGTPRRMSGELISMQDFFSANKVTLTVMQKQLQEMAQVQKGTSSIATVSNAGVLKPDAVGPLAIVSEKFKSKVSKNR, encoded by the exons ATGTGCGTGTGCACTTGCCTCGGGGAGGACAACGCGAGGTTCATCCTTCTCTTCGTTGTCCTGGCTGTGTACATGCTCGCCGGCGCTGCGCTCTTTCAACGGCTGGAGGCTGATCTTGAAACGCGACAG GCCGCAGAATTCTGGCGCGTTTACCATACCTTTCGAAGGCATCACTTGCAAAGCAGCCCAATCGCTCTTGAAAGGCTGGACGAGTTATTGTACGCGTACGGGAACGCTTCATCCTCCGGCATCATCAACAAAAGCCGCCGATGGGATTTCCCTGGAAGCTTTCACTTTGTGGGTACCATCGTCTCTACGATCG GGTACGGAAACACCACGCCGCAAACGACGGCAGGCAAAGTGGTCGCCGTTCTCTATGGATTCTTTGGCTGTTCCG GTGGAATTTTATTCTTCAACCTGTTTCTGGAACGGGTCATCACTTTTCTCGCTTGGATTTTGCGCAGCGTGCACATGCTCCGTTTAAAGAGTCGCATCCGGAAGAACTCGCTGGCGTCTCGGCGTAGCTTCAAGGCGCCCGAGGGTCGGAAGGCTTCTTTGCCAGACATACTTGACGACGATGCCGATGACTTGGATATGGACCAGTGGAAACCGAGCGTATACTGGGTCATGCTCTACCTATCGCTGGCTTGTTGTGCCGTGGCCAGTTGCGCTGCCGCGGTTTACGCTCCCCTCGAGGATTGGGAATACTTCGACGCCCTTTACTTTTGTTTCGTCAGCTTCGCGACCATCGGCTTCGGAGACTTCGTCAGCACAGAGAAAACGCATTATCCTTATATCCATTG GTACCGTGTCGCTAACTTTATATTCCTGCTGGCCGGGTGCTGTTGCACCTACTCCCTGTTGAACGTGACGTCGATCGTGATAAAACAGGGACTAAATTACGTTATACAAAAGATTCAATGCGAAAATCAGGATATGGCTGCGCCACATTTACCGAGACGGAAGTCCTCCGTGTCCACGACGTACTTTTCGAAGAGGAGAGGGACGAGAATAGTCGGAAGAGATTCCTTTAAAGGGGATAACTTTGGAACGCCTAGAAGGATGTCTGGAGAGCTGATTTCTATGCAGGACTTCTTCTCGGCGAACAAGGTTACTTTGACTGTAATGCAGAAACAGTTACAAGAGATGGCTCAGGTGCAGAAAGGGACTAGCTCGATCGCGACAGTGTCCAACGCGGGTGTTCTTAAGCCTGATGCCGTCGGCCCTTTGGCTATCGTTAGTGAAAAGTTCAAAAGCAAAGTTTCCAAGAATCGGTAA
- the Ccdc85 gene encoding coiled-coil domain-containing protein 85, protein MSNKSKSQPQQQQQQQYSSHVIKSAAVEQAPPRYQPPPQPSTGILKNHPQFGTGPSVSSAVQGPAVALTHHQASQPRPAPQQKDAQSKYSPRIEHRHHPQGGNAPLTSAVPKTQPHGYLQAKVGQGQYLPPNGQYPPTVNTGQTAPIRQRITDDEFLRLGPVEMLKFVRKTESDIARLAAEQNRQIQSLLNELRALKEANQRLSDDNQELRDLCCFLDDDRQKGRKLAREWQRFGRYTASVMRQEVSAYQNKLRQLDNKQQELIKDNLELKELCLYLDEERGGGQRDDGDGSSSSTNAEETAPPRPRHASTFNDQTMQYVRSLEQRVKQLEEDKSVLQARAQGWEITPGEIWENPNSPGENPQLGGRPEAVVRALQVLEVREQLEREGGHDGEKALVREMCNVVWRKLEEGPQTRH, encoded by the exons ATGTCCAATAAGAGTAAGTCCcagccgcagcagcagcagcagcagcagtatTCATCGCACGTGATCAAGTCAGCTGCAGTGGAGCAAGCGCCACCGCGATATCAACCGCCGCCGCAGCCGTCCACCGGCATCCTGAAGAATCATCCTCAGTTCGGCACAGGTCCTTCCGTGTCGAGTGCCGTTCAAGGTCCGGCCGTGGCCTTGACTCATCATCAAGCGTCGCAACCGCGACCGGCGCCGCAGCAGAAGGATGCCCAGAGCAAATATTCGCCGAGGATAGAGCATCGACATCATCCTCAAGGCGGTAACGCTCCATTGACCTCGGCCGTCCCGAAAACTCAGCCGCACGGCTACCTCCAAGCCAAGGTCGGCCAAGGTCAGTACTTGCCGCCTAACGGTCAGTATCCTCCCACGGTAAACACTGGCCAGACAGCGCCGATCAGGCAGAGGATTACCGACGACGAGTTCCTCCGGCTCGGACCCGTGGAGATGCTCAAGTTCGTCCGCAAGACCGAGAGCGATATCGCGAGGCTCGCCGCTGAGCAGAACCGACAGATACAGAGCTTG CTGAACGAGCTGCGAGCGTTGAAGGAGGCAAACCAAAGACTAAGCGACGACAATCAAGAGCTGAGGGACCTCTGTTGCTTTCTGGACGATGATCGCCAGAAGGGACGCAAGCTGGCGAGGGAATGGCAGAGATTCGGAAGGTACACGGCAAGTGTTATGCGCCAAGAGGTGTCCGCTTATCAGAACAAGTTGCGTCAATTGGACAATAAGCAGCAGGAGCTGATCAAGGATAATCTCGAGCTGAAGGAGCTGTGCCTTTACctggacgaggaacgaggaggaGGCCAGAGGGACGACGGGGACGGCTCGAGCTCAAGCACCAACGCCGAAGAGACTGCACCCCCGAGACCTAGGCACGCCTCAACGTTCAATG ATCAAACTATGCAGTACGTGAGGAGCCTGGAGCAACGGGTGAAGCAACTCGAAGAGGACAAAAGTGTTCTACAGGCACGCGCGCAGGGATGGGAAATAACGCCCGGCGAGATCTGGGAAAATCCAAATAGCCCGGGGGAGAATCCTCAGTTGGGAGGTCGACCAGAAGCGGTGGTACGGGCTCTTCAGGTTCTCGAAGTCAGAGAACAGCTTGAAAGAGAAGGCGGCCACGACGGGGAGAAGGCTTTGGTTAGAGAAATGTGTAAT GTGGTTTGGCGGAAATTGGAGGAGGGCCCACAAACGAGGCACTGA